In Arthrobacter ramosus, one DNA window encodes the following:
- a CDS encoding ABC transporter substrate-binding protein encodes MKKYLSGFALAAATAIALSACGGGDPMSSSNNNSQAAVSTDSIVVGSADFPESQLIAKIYAEALKAKGVKVTEKPSIGSREVTIPALKDGSIDLMPEYSGSLLQYLDPATKASSPDDVTKELSTKIPSGLTQLTASKAQDNDVLTVKKEIADKYNLKSISDLQPVAKDLVLGGPPEWKTRVNGVAGLKSVYNLDFKEFSALDAGGPLTLNALLSGQVQAADLFSTDPAIAENHLVPLEDNKNLFTAQNVFPIINQKKASDTVKSVLDKVSAALTTDDLIQMNGRTAKFEDMGQIAQDWLKSKNLV; translated from the coding sequence ATGAAAAAGTACCTGAGCGGTTTCGCCCTGGCGGCAGCCACCGCCATCGCCCTGAGCGCTTGTGGCGGCGGGGATCCCATGAGTTCCTCCAACAACAACTCCCAGGCCGCAGTATCCACGGACAGCATCGTCGTCGGCTCCGCGGACTTCCCGGAAAGCCAACTCATTGCCAAGATCTACGCCGAGGCCCTCAAGGCCAAGGGCGTCAAGGTCACCGAAAAGCCCAGCATCGGCAGCCGCGAAGTCACCATCCCCGCGCTGAAGGACGGTTCCATCGACCTCATGCCCGAATACAGCGGATCACTCCTCCAATACCTGGACCCCGCCACGAAGGCCTCGTCACCGGACGACGTGACAAAGGAACTGAGCACCAAAATCCCGTCAGGGCTAACCCAGCTGACGGCTTCCAAGGCACAGGACAACGACGTCCTGACCGTAAAGAAGGAAATCGCCGACAAGTACAACCTGAAGTCCATCAGCGACCTCCAGCCGGTTGCCAAGGATCTCGTCCTCGGCGGCCCCCCGGAGTGGAAGACCCGCGTCAACGGTGTTGCCGGACTGAAGTCCGTTTACAACCTTGACTTCAAGGAATTCTCAGCGCTCGACGCCGGCGGTCCGCTCACGCTGAACGCTCTCCTTTCCGGCCAGGTACAGGCAGCTGACCTCTTCAGCACGGACCCGGCTATTGCCGAGAACCATCTGGTCCCCCTCGAGGACAACAAGAATCTGTTCACCGCCCAGAATGTCTTTCCCATCATCAACCAGAAGAAGGCCAGCGACACCGTCAAGAGCGTGCTGGACAAGGTGTCCGCCGCGTTGACCACCGATGATCTGATCCAGATGAACGGCAGGACCGCCAAGTTCGAGGACATGGGACAAATCGCCCAGGACTGGCTCAAGTCCAAGAACCTGGTCTAG
- a CDS encoding allantoate amidohydrolase, which yields METVNQLLGSIKDVGRDAVRGGYSRAVYSTPELDLRQWFIEQAQQRGLGVETDRNGIIWAWWGKPQDGALVTGSHLDSVPGGGAFDGPLGVASALTAVDVLVSRGLEPGRSLAITVFPEEEGSRFGVACLGSRLLTGAIDVDKALNLRDVDGNTFADVARRNGLDPRHVGPDPEAMARIGDFVELHVEQGKGLGQGGPAIAVGSSILGHGRWKLSVSGQGNHAGTTLMADRADPMVAAAQIVVAVRDTAAGQPDARATVGRLTPVPGGTNVIASRVDLWLDARHPDDAVTAQLIESIYSAAREIAAGEGCAVTLTEESYSDTVHFDPVLSRRIGELLPGAPVLATGAGHDAGVLAGHVPSAMLFVRNPSGISHSPEEYVADEDASAGAAALADVLEGLL from the coding sequence GTGGAAACCGTCAATCAGCTCCTTGGCTCAATCAAGGACGTGGGCCGCGATGCGGTGCGCGGAGGATACTCAAGGGCTGTCTACTCGACGCCCGAGCTCGACCTCAGGCAGTGGTTCATCGAACAAGCCCAACAGCGCGGCCTCGGAGTCGAAACCGACCGCAACGGCATTATCTGGGCCTGGTGGGGAAAGCCCCAGGACGGTGCGCTTGTCACTGGCAGCCACCTCGACTCCGTCCCGGGAGGAGGGGCCTTTGATGGGCCGCTTGGCGTCGCGTCCGCACTCACCGCCGTCGATGTCCTCGTTTCCCGCGGTCTCGAGCCGGGGCGTTCCCTGGCCATCACGGTCTTCCCGGAAGAGGAAGGATCCCGCTTTGGCGTGGCCTGCTTGGGCTCGCGGCTCCTGACCGGTGCCATCGACGTCGACAAGGCGCTGAACCTGCGCGACGTCGACGGCAACACTTTCGCCGACGTCGCCCGGCGCAATGGTCTGGATCCCCGGCACGTCGGTCCAGATCCGGAAGCCATGGCCCGAATCGGCGACTTCGTCGAACTGCATGTGGAACAGGGAAAGGGACTGGGCCAAGGCGGGCCGGCCATCGCCGTCGGAAGCTCCATCCTGGGCCACGGCCGCTGGAAGCTCAGCGTCAGCGGCCAAGGCAACCATGCCGGGACCACTCTCATGGCCGACCGCGCCGATCCGATGGTCGCGGCCGCGCAGATCGTTGTTGCCGTCCGCGACACTGCGGCGGGGCAACCGGATGCCAGAGCCACAGTCGGGCGCTTGACTCCGGTTCCCGGCGGCACCAACGTGATTGCCTCCCGCGTCGATCTGTGGCTTGACGCCCGCCATCCCGACGACGCCGTGACGGCGCAACTGATCGAATCGATTTACAGCGCGGCCCGGGAAATCGCGGCAGGGGAGGGATGCGCCGTCACCCTCACTGAGGAGTCCTACAGCGATACCGTGCATTTTGATCCCGTCCTCAGCCGACGCATCGGGGAGCTTCTGCCGGGCGCGCCGGTGCTGGCAACCGGCGCCGGGCACGACGCCGGAGTCTTGGCTGGACATGTCCCCTCGGCGATGCTTTTCGTCCGCAACCCGAGCGGAATCTCGCATTCCCCGGAAGAATACGTGGCCGACGAGGACGCCTCGGCCGGCGCCGCTGCCCTCGCGGACGTTCTGGAGGGACTCCTGTGA
- a CDS encoding ABC transporter permease — protein sequence MNFEWLGRQSDNIVFLLGWHVLLAVTPLILGLLIALPLGWWAHRSRRIYPLLVGVAGLLYTVPSLALFVLLPLVLGTKILDPLNIVAALTIYTVALLVRVVADALDSVPEDTVQAAKAMGYRGYQSLVKVELPVGVPVISAGLRVAAVSNVSLVSVAALLGIPQLGSLFTQGFQLRFFTPIIAGIILCVVLAMILDGLIILLNRWLTPWTPKVVAS from the coding sequence ATGAACTTTGAATGGCTGGGCCGCCAGTCCGACAACATCGTCTTCCTCCTCGGCTGGCATGTGCTGCTCGCCGTCACTCCCCTCATCCTGGGTCTGCTGATCGCACTCCCCCTTGGTTGGTGGGCGCACCGCAGCCGCCGGATCTATCCCCTTCTGGTGGGCGTGGCGGGCCTGCTGTACACGGTCCCGTCCCTCGCCCTGTTCGTCTTGTTGCCGCTGGTCCTTGGCACCAAGATCCTGGACCCGCTCAACATCGTGGCAGCACTGACCATCTACACCGTGGCGCTGCTGGTACGCGTGGTGGCTGATGCCCTCGATTCCGTACCGGAAGACACAGTCCAAGCGGCCAAGGCCATGGGCTACCGGGGGTACCAGAGCCTGGTGAAAGTGGAGCTTCCTGTAGGCGTCCCGGTCATCAGCGCAGGGCTCCGCGTCGCGGCGGTCTCCAACGTGAGCCTCGTTTCCGTGGCAGCGTTGCTAGGTATCCCGCAGCTCGGCTCGCTCTTCACCCAAGGCTTCCAGTTGCGGTTCTTCACCCCGATCATCGCCGGCATCATCCTCTGCGTGGTCCTGGCAATGATCCTTGACGGACTGATCATCCTCCTCAACCGGTGGCTGACACCGTGGACCCCCAAGGTGGTGGCATCATGA
- a CDS encoding urocanate hydratase, which yields MAPADFTTGARPVRAARGTELTAKSWQTEAPLRMLMNNLDPEVAERPDDLVVYGGTGRAARSWAAFDAITRTLETLEKDETLLVQSGKPVGVFRTNEWAPRVLLANSNLVGDWATWPEFRRLEAEGLMMYGQMTAGSWIYIGTQGILQGTYETFAAVGNKLRAEGRLAAAAEGSTEGPLAGTLTLTGGCGGMGGAQPLAVTLNDGACLIVDVDESRLRRRVGKRYLDEVETDLDAAIAKVQAAKDERRGWSVGYVGNAAEVFPELLARHRAGEISIDVVTDQTSAHDPLSYLPEGITVAEWHTEAEADPEGFTKKAQASMAKHVQAMVEFQDAGAEVFDYGNSIRDEARKGGYDRAFEFPGFVPAYIRPLFCEGLGPFRWVALSGDPEDIAVTDKAIKELFPENTHLHKWLDAAQERVEFEGLPARICWLGYGERAKAGLLFNQLVAEGKVKAPIVIGRDHLDSGSVASPYRETESMKDGSDAIADWPLLNALTAASSGATWVSIHHGGGVGIGRSIHTGQVSVADGTELAARKLERLLTNDPGMGVIRHADAGYDRAIEVAHERGVRIPMEETR from the coding sequence ATGGCACCCGCCGATTTCACTACCGGAGCCCGTCCTGTCCGGGCCGCCCGCGGCACCGAGCTGACCGCCAAGAGCTGGCAGACCGAAGCGCCGTTGCGCATGTTGATGAACAACCTGGACCCGGAGGTCGCCGAGCGCCCGGATGACCTGGTCGTGTACGGCGGCACGGGCCGGGCCGCCCGGTCCTGGGCCGCGTTCGACGCGATCACCCGGACCCTGGAGACCCTGGAGAAGGACGAAACCCTGCTGGTCCAGTCGGGCAAGCCCGTCGGGGTGTTCCGCACGAACGAATGGGCGCCGCGGGTGTTGCTGGCGAACTCGAACCTGGTGGGTGACTGGGCGACGTGGCCCGAGTTCCGCCGCCTCGAGGCCGAGGGCCTGATGATGTACGGGCAGATGACCGCCGGGTCCTGGATCTACATCGGCACCCAGGGCATCCTGCAGGGCACCTACGAGACCTTCGCCGCGGTCGGGAACAAACTCCGGGCCGAAGGCCGCCTGGCAGCCGCCGCGGAAGGCTCCACGGAGGGACCGTTGGCCGGGACGCTGACCCTGACCGGCGGGTGCGGGGGCATGGGCGGGGCGCAGCCTTTGGCCGTGACCCTGAACGACGGGGCCTGCCTGATCGTGGACGTGGACGAGTCCCGGCTGCGCCGCCGCGTCGGCAAACGCTACCTGGACGAGGTCGAAACCGACCTGGACGCCGCGATCGCCAAGGTCCAGGCCGCCAAGGACGAGCGCCGCGGCTGGTCCGTCGGCTATGTCGGCAACGCCGCCGAGGTCTTCCCGGAACTGCTGGCCCGCCACCGGGCCGGGGAAATCAGCATCGACGTCGTGACCGACCAGACCTCCGCGCACGACCCGTTGTCCTACCTGCCCGAGGGCATCACCGTGGCCGAGTGGCACACCGAGGCCGAAGCCGACCCGGAAGGGTTCACGAAGAAGGCCCAGGCCTCCATGGCCAAGCACGTCCAGGCCATGGTCGAGTTCCAGGACGCCGGCGCCGAGGTCTTCGACTACGGCAACTCCATCCGCGACGAAGCCCGCAAGGGCGGCTATGACCGGGCCTTCGAGTTCCCCGGCTTCGTCCCGGCCTACATCCGGCCCCTGTTCTGCGAGGGCCTGGGCCCGTTCCGCTGGGTCGCGCTTTCCGGTGACCCCGAAGACATCGCCGTGACCGACAAGGCCATCAAGGAACTCTTCCCGGAGAACACCCACCTGCACAAATGGCTCGACGCGGCACAGGAACGGGTCGAATTCGAAGGCCTCCCGGCGAGGATCTGCTGGCTGGGCTACGGCGAACGCGCCAAGGCCGGGCTGCTCTTCAACCAGCTCGTGGCCGAAGGCAAGGTCAAGGCCCCCATCGTGATCGGCCGGGACCACCTGGACTCCGGCTCCGTGGCCTCCCCCTACCGGGAAACCGAGTCCATGAAGGACGGCTCCGACGCGATCGCCGACTGGCCCCTGCTGAACGCCCTGACCGCCGCCTCCTCCGGCGCCACCTGGGTCTCCATCCACCACGGCGGCGGCGTGGGCATCGGCCGCTCCATCCACACCGGCCAGGTCTCCGTCGCCGACGGCACCGAGCTCGCCGCCCGGAAACTCGAACGCCTCCTCACCAACGACCCCGGCATGGGCGTCATCCGCCACGCCGACGCCGGCTACGACCGCGCCATCGAAGTCGCCCACGAACGCGGCGTCCGCATCCCCATGGAAGAAACCCGCTAA
- a CDS encoding aldolase/citrate lyase family protein, protein MPSQLTNRLGAWLTFLDAHGIEGLSGSGFDWIGIDLQHGTATLDGLPGLLRACELNRTPALVRTSGHSAAEIGRALDAGAAGVVVPMVESAAQAAAIADACTFPPAGVRSSGASRSAIAAPSLLQPEGKVLCLALSLAPE, encoded by the coding sequence ATGCCCAGCCAACTGACGAACCGCCTTGGCGCTTGGCTCACTTTTCTGGATGCGCACGGCATAGAAGGCTTGTCCGGCAGTGGATTCGACTGGATCGGCATCGACCTGCAACACGGCACTGCCACCCTGGACGGACTTCCGGGGTTGCTCCGCGCGTGCGAACTCAACCGTACGCCTGCTCTGGTGCGCACGTCCGGGCACAGCGCGGCTGAGATCGGCCGTGCCCTCGACGCCGGAGCGGCCGGCGTCGTCGTCCCCATGGTCGAGTCCGCGGCCCAAGCCGCGGCGATTGCCGATGCCTGCACCTTTCCGCCAGCGGGTGTCCGCAGTTCCGGGGCTTCACGATCTGCGATCGCGGCGCCTTCGCTGCTTCAGCCCGAAGGGAAAGTGCTGTGCCTGGCCCTTTCGCTCGCACCGGAATAG
- a CDS encoding ABC transporter permease has protein sequence MINYLFNPAHWSGADGIPTLIGEHLLYSLIALVVAAIIAVPLGIYIGVTGKGVFMIAGLANALRALPSVGLLILLVMLISPAFPSKMGYILPSLIVLVLLAVPPILTNTYAGVRAVDAAAVDAAKGMGFRTMKILTDIQLPCSLPLMLSGVRSALLQIISTATIAAYISLGGLGRLLIDGKAQNDYSQMVAGAVLVALLALFFDQLLAFITRRVVSPGLTRRTVKAAAPAAAADTVNTPVTV, from the coding sequence ATGATCAACTATTTGTTCAATCCCGCGCACTGGAGCGGCGCCGACGGCATCCCCACCTTGATCGGGGAGCACCTCCTCTATTCCCTCATCGCCCTCGTCGTCGCGGCCATCATCGCAGTTCCGCTCGGCATCTACATCGGAGTCACAGGCAAGGGTGTCTTCATGATCGCAGGCCTGGCCAACGCCCTCCGCGCCCTCCCCAGCGTGGGCCTGCTGATCCTCCTGGTGATGCTGATCTCGCCGGCTTTCCCGTCCAAGATGGGCTATATCCTGCCGAGCCTCATTGTCCTGGTGCTCCTCGCGGTCCCGCCCATCCTGACCAACACTTATGCCGGCGTCCGCGCGGTGGATGCTGCCGCCGTCGATGCCGCCAAGGGCATGGGCTTCCGCACCATGAAGATCCTCACGGACATCCAGCTCCCTTGCTCGCTCCCCCTCATGCTGTCCGGCGTCCGCAGCGCACTGCTGCAGATCATCTCGACGGCGACCATCGCCGCGTACATTTCGCTCGGCGGCCTTGGACGGCTGCTGATCGACGGCAAGGCCCAGAACGACTACAGCCAGATGGTTGCCGGGGCCGTGCTGGTTGCGCTGTTGGCCCTGTTCTTCGACCAATTGCTCGCCTTCATCACCCGCAGGGTCGTCTCACCCGGACTGACCCGGCGCACAGTCAAGGCGGCCGCCCCGGCCGCTGCGGCTGACACCGTGAACACCCCTGTCACGGTCTAA
- a CDS encoding IclR family transcriptional regulator produces the protein MARHGDPDHLKAGQSVAADSSTRTVERALALLSAVCTDGAISLSDAARVVDLSASTALRLLRTLEGSGFVKRDPSGNFRPGASVIQLGALALGQESLVSLCAPHMKRLVAETGESCYLSIPGPGETGIYIAIVEGTRSVRHTSWVGRSIPLEGSAAGKVLTGGQNGRGFAIVRSGVEDDITAVAAPIVIGGRTVAALSIVVPSYRLDEAKAQTFGEELARVANNILVEPSGNHEVPQESMEKK, from the coding sequence GTGGCAAGACATGGTGATCCAGACCACTTGAAAGCAGGTCAGTCAGTGGCAGCAGACTCTTCCACCCGGACGGTCGAAAGGGCGTTGGCCCTCCTGAGCGCGGTCTGTACCGATGGCGCCATCAGCTTGAGTGACGCCGCACGCGTTGTTGACTTGTCGGCCAGCACCGCACTCCGCCTTCTCCGCACGCTGGAGGGCAGCGGCTTCGTGAAGCGGGACCCGAGCGGAAACTTCCGTCCCGGTGCCAGCGTGATCCAGTTGGGAGCACTCGCGCTGGGACAGGAATCCCTCGTATCTCTGTGCGCGCCGCATATGAAGAGGCTGGTGGCCGAAACAGGCGAGTCCTGCTATTTGAGCATTCCTGGTCCTGGGGAAACCGGAATCTACATCGCCATAGTCGAAGGAACCCGCTCTGTCCGGCACACCAGCTGGGTCGGCAGGAGCATTCCGCTGGAAGGATCCGCCGCTGGGAAGGTCCTTACCGGCGGGCAGAACGGCCGCGGCTTCGCCATCGTGCGGAGCGGCGTAGAAGACGACATCACGGCCGTCGCCGCACCCATTGTGATCGGCGGCCGCACCGTGGCAGCCCTCAGCATTGTCGTGCCGAGCTACCGCTTGGACGAGGCGAAGGCCCAGACATTTGGCGAGGAACTGGCGAGGGTGGCGAACAACATCCTCGTGGAACCCTCCGGAAACCATGAAGTGCCCCAGGAAAGCATGGAAAAGAAATGA
- a CDS encoding ABC transporter ATP-binding protein, protein MIKFENVTKAYPDGTVAVDGLNLEAPTGKLTILVGPSGCGKTTSLRMINRLIEPTSGTIFLDDQPTSGMDAALLRRRIGYVIQHAGLFPHRTIVDNVATMPVLLGESRQKARMKALELMERVGLPASFAKRYPWQLSGGQQQRVGVARALASDPAFMLMDEPFSAVDPVVRAQLQEEFLRLQREIGKTIIMVTHDIDEALKLGDQVAVMRVGGKLAQMATPSELLTSPADEFVADFVGRDRGYRSLGFTNAAGTVAVAEEAVVALGASAAEAQSKATGAWVLVVDGGRKPLGWAQADLIKGELKREHLNLSGTSASSSGTMRQLLDAALSSPSRRGVVVNEHGELIGTVTATDVVKAIEAEPHLETAR, encoded by the coding sequence ATGATCAAGTTCGAAAATGTCACCAAGGCGTACCCGGACGGGACGGTCGCCGTCGACGGCCTGAACCTCGAAGCGCCCACCGGCAAGTTGACCATCCTGGTTGGCCCGTCCGGGTGTGGCAAGACCACTTCGCTGAGGATGATCAACCGGCTCATCGAACCCACCAGCGGAACCATCTTCCTTGATGACCAGCCGACGTCGGGCATGGACGCAGCGCTGCTGCGCCGCCGGATCGGCTACGTCATCCAGCACGCAGGCCTCTTCCCACACCGCACCATCGTCGACAACGTGGCAACAATGCCTGTACTTCTCGGCGAGAGCAGGCAGAAGGCCCGCATGAAAGCCCTCGAACTCATGGAGCGCGTCGGACTCCCCGCGAGCTTCGCCAAGCGCTACCCGTGGCAGTTGTCGGGCGGACAGCAGCAGCGCGTGGGCGTGGCCCGGGCCTTGGCTTCGGATCCGGCCTTCATGCTCATGGACGAACCCTTCAGCGCCGTTGACCCGGTAGTCCGCGCGCAGCTCCAGGAGGAATTCCTCCGGCTTCAGCGCGAGATCGGCAAGACGATCATCATGGTCACCCACGACATCGACGAGGCTCTCAAGCTCGGCGACCAGGTTGCCGTGATGCGCGTCGGCGGAAAGCTCGCCCAGATGGCGACGCCGTCGGAGCTGCTGACTTCCCCGGCGGACGAATTCGTGGCCGACTTCGTCGGACGTGACCGTGGCTACCGCTCCCTCGGTTTCACCAACGCGGCCGGCACGGTAGCTGTTGCCGAAGAAGCTGTGGTCGCCCTTGGCGCCTCCGCCGCCGAGGCACAGAGCAAGGCCACAGGAGCCTGGGTGCTGGTGGTCGACGGCGGCCGGAAACCGCTCGGCTGGGCACAAGCCGATCTCATCAAGGGCGAACTCAAGAGGGAGCACCTTAACCTCAGCGGCACCTCCGCATCATCGTCCGGGACCATGCGCCAGTTGCTCGACGCAGCGCTTTCCTCCCCCAGCCGGCGCGGCGTCGTCGTCAATGAACACGGCGAGCTCATCGGCACAGTGACGGCCACCGACGTCGTCAAGGCGATCGAGGCGGAACCGCACTTGGAGACGGCGCGATGA
- a CDS encoding aspartate/glutamate racemase family protein: protein MHLRVIVPVIGDTFAQSVGAEITAWVSHGTTFDVVALARGTASIESEYDEALAAPGILDRIDEASSDGVDAVFVTCFGDPAVHAAREIADYPVVGGFEPAVLHALSLGERVGIITVLPNVLPMLRSLTRRYGLSERIGCIRVVDLPVLGLEDHELLLDRLHAEASEAVAKGEADVIVLGCTGMLGVAAALQRRLEENGTYVPVVDPTGAAVSWLESSVRLGVRPSRTTYMRPPVKARSV, encoded by the coding sequence ATGCATCTTCGAGTCATAGTCCCCGTCATCGGCGACACCTTTGCCCAGTCGGTCGGGGCTGAGATCACCGCCTGGGTTTCTCACGGGACGACCTTCGACGTCGTCGCCCTGGCCCGCGGTACAGCAAGCATCGAGTCCGAGTACGACGAAGCCCTCGCCGCACCGGGCATCCTCGACCGGATCGACGAGGCAAGCAGCGACGGCGTCGATGCCGTGTTTGTTACCTGCTTCGGCGATCCGGCGGTGCACGCGGCGCGGGAAATTGCGGACTACCCGGTGGTTGGCGGCTTCGAACCGGCAGTCCTCCACGCATTGAGCTTGGGCGAAAGGGTCGGCATCATCACTGTGCTCCCCAACGTCTTGCCGATGCTGCGCAGCCTCACCCGGCGGTACGGCTTGAGCGAGCGGATCGGCTGCATCCGCGTTGTGGACTTGCCGGTGCTCGGTCTGGAGGACCACGAACTGCTCCTGGACCGCCTCCATGCGGAGGCCTCCGAGGCCGTAGCCAAGGGCGAGGCCGATGTCATTGTGCTCGGTTGCACCGGAATGCTTGGGGTGGCTGCTGCACTTCAGCGTCGGCTGGAAGAGAACGGCACGTACGTACCGGTGGTGGATCCCACCGGTGCCGCTGTCAGCTGGCTCGAAAGCAGCGTCCGGCTGGGCGTGCGGCCAAGCCGCACCACATACATGCGTCCGCCGGTGAAGGCCCGCAGCGTCTGA
- a CDS encoding formimidoylglutamate deiminase yields MSGFWCETALVNADGGSAVVAAGVRLEVHEGRISAISTAVQPETGDQTLNGVVFPAAANAHSHAFHRILRGRTHDGRGDFWVWREQMYRSAAELTPEKYEKLATAVFTEMVVSGFSSVAEFHYVHHQPEGTPYPEPHAMELALARAAMATGIRLTLLDTLYLAGGIGTPLSPEQARFGDADAQAWLDRLASLRAEVVRSFPPEMVGVGAALHSVRGVPEEALKTVAQQLPADIPLHIHLSEQPAENEACLQAYGVTPAGLLARHGLVSRRLSAVHATHLTPEDIQLLGDAGATVVMCPSTEADLADGIGPARALSDAGSTIALGTDQHAVIDPWVEMRTLEHGERLGSGQRGRFSPQELLHAATIGATASMATPIASALEVGAICDLMAVAPDSVRTAGSMPQQFAFSATASDVTAVVIAGELVASNGVHVRLGSPGSLLTEALKEFS; encoded by the coding sequence GTGAGCGGGTTCTGGTGTGAGACCGCCTTGGTGAACGCCGACGGCGGCAGCGCTGTTGTAGCCGCCGGTGTTCGGCTGGAAGTGCACGAGGGCCGCATCTCTGCGATCTCCACCGCGGTCCAGCCCGAAACCGGTGACCAGACATTGAACGGCGTCGTCTTCCCCGCCGCGGCCAACGCCCATTCGCACGCTTTTCACCGGATCCTGCGCGGACGGACGCATGACGGGCGCGGTGACTTCTGGGTCTGGCGGGAGCAAATGTACCGGAGCGCCGCGGAACTTACCCCGGAGAAATACGAGAAGCTCGCCACGGCAGTCTTCACCGAAATGGTGGTCTCGGGCTTCAGCAGCGTGGCCGAGTTCCACTACGTCCACCACCAGCCAGAAGGAACGCCATACCCGGAGCCGCACGCGATGGAACTGGCGTTGGCCAGGGCGGCCATGGCGACCGGGATTCGTCTGACATTGCTGGACACCCTGTACCTCGCGGGAGGCATCGGGACGCCGCTCAGCCCGGAACAGGCACGGTTTGGCGACGCCGATGCCCAAGCCTGGTTGGATCGGCTCGCGTCACTGCGGGCCGAGGTGGTGCGGAGCTTTCCGCCGGAAATGGTTGGTGTGGGGGCCGCACTGCATTCCGTCCGCGGAGTGCCCGAGGAGGCGCTCAAGACCGTCGCACAGCAACTGCCTGCCGATATCCCGCTCCACATCCACCTCAGCGAACAACCGGCCGAGAACGAGGCGTGCCTGCAGGCCTATGGCGTCACCCCCGCTGGACTCCTTGCCCGGCACGGCCTGGTGTCCCGGCGGCTCTCCGCCGTCCACGCGACCCACCTGACGCCGGAAGACATCCAGCTCCTCGGGGATGCGGGAGCCACGGTGGTGATGTGTCCCAGCACTGAAGCCGATCTCGCCGACGGGATCGGACCGGCACGCGCACTGTCCGACGCCGGCTCGACCATCGCGTTGGGCACCGACCAACACGCCGTGATCGATCCCTGGGTTGAAATGCGCACCTTGGAACACGGAGAACGCCTCGGCTCCGGCCAGCGGGGCAGGTTCTCACCCCAGGAACTGCTGCACGCGGCCACCATCGGCGCAACCGCATCCATGGCCACGCCCATTGCGTCGGCGCTGGAAGTCGGCGCAATCTGCGACCTCATGGCCGTGGCTCCGGATTCGGTGCGGACCGCCGGTTCCATGCCCCAGCAGTTCGCGTTCAGCGCGACGGCGAGCGACGTCACCGCCGTCGTGATCGCTGGCGAACTGGTGGCTTCGAACGGCGTCCATGTTCGGCTGGGTTCTCCGGGGAGCCTGCTCACCGAGGCGTTGAAGGAGTTTTCCTGA